A single genomic interval of Sceloporus undulatus isolate JIND9_A2432 ecotype Alabama chromosome 2, SceUnd_v1.1, whole genome shotgun sequence harbors:
- the LOC121920411 gene encoding myosin-6-like, whose protein sequence is MLRGNDKKASNVLEGSLEQEKKLRMDLERAKRKLEGDLKMSQESVMDLENDKQQMDDKLKKKEFEISQLQGKIEDEQAQSSQLQKKIKELQARMEELEEEIEAERASRAKAEKQRADLSRELEEISERLEEAGGATAAQIEMNKKREAEFQKMRRDLEEATLHHEATTAALRKKHADSAAELGEQIDNLQRIKQKLEKEKSELKMEIDDLASNMESVSKAKVES, encoded by the exons cttGAAGGCTCCCTGGAGCAAGAGAAAAAACTTCGTATGGATCTCGAGAGAGCTAAGAGGAAGCTGGAAGGGGATTTAAAGATGTCTCAAGAATCTGTCATGGATCTGGAAAATGACAAGCAGCAAATGGATGACAAATTAAAGAA GAAAGAGTTTGAAATCAGTCAGCTACAAGGAAAAATTGAGGATGAACAAGCTCAAAGCTCTCAACTACAGAAAAAGATCAAGGAGTTACAG GCCCGCATGGAAGAACTGGAGGAAGAGATTGAGGCTGAGCGGGCATCTCGGGCCAAAGCAGAGAAGCAACGGGCTGATCTCTCCAGGGAACTTGAAGAGATCAGTGAGCGCCTGGAAGAGGCTGGTGGGGCAACAGCAGCCCAGATTGAGATGAACAAGAAACGTGAGGCAGAATTCCAGAAAATGCGTCGGGACCTTGAAGAGGCCACCCTTCATCATGAAGCCACAACAGCTGCTCTGCGCAAGAAACATGCAGATAGTGCAGCTGAACTTGGAGAACAAATTGATAACCTTCAGCGTATCAAGCAGAAGCTGGAGAAGGAAAAAAGTGAGCTGAAAATGGAAATTGATGATCTTGCTAGCAATATGGAGTCTGTCTCCAAGGCCAAGGTAGAGAGTTGA